From one Zhongshania sp. R06B22 genomic stretch:
- a CDS encoding amidohydrolase, whose product MIKTLVLRLAIATFLLLLITFVCGYYWLMGSEPELPEAQLFINAQILTMDDENRIVSAIAVRGERIVATGSDEEILALRGPNTVVHNLNGRSLLPGFVDAHGHFPGTGLSAVGIDLSSPPIGAVNNIADIQTLLRSGLANGSDDDWLFGFGYDDSLLAAGRHPSRLDLDAVSTTRPIYVMHSSGHMAVVNSAGLRLAGITTDTADPDGGVIVRDAQTGELTGLLLEHATDLVAPLAMDFSALDFLTMTDAAAAQYLAAGVTTVQSGGVDTRMLKGLYWLSRLQRIPQRVITWPLADANFDEFLSDELNLDDLQSDKFSASALKLIVDGSIQGYTAYLTEPYYQQQADQQDQGYRGFPRYQQAELNEKVTALYCHGLQLALHGNGDAAIDMVIAAVAAAQQTCPREDTRTILVHAQTARPDQLDAMKKLDITPSFFSAHTFFWGDRHRDQFLGPLRGSQISPMADAVARGMRFTVHTDSPVVPMEVNRLLWASVTRQTRSGAVLGPQQGISAMQALRAVTIDAAWQSFKEKDSGSLEVGKIADLVLLDRSPLDGDDSLLNFKVDKVWIGGRCYFQRGADQCTKAE is encoded by the coding sequence ATGATTAAAACGCTGGTGCTAAGACTGGCTATAGCCACCTTCTTGCTACTGCTGATCACCTTTGTTTGCGGCTATTACTGGCTGATGGGCAGTGAACCCGAGTTGCCAGAGGCGCAATTATTTATCAACGCTCAGATTCTCACCATGGACGACGAGAATAGAATTGTCTCGGCCATCGCCGTGCGCGGTGAGCGCATTGTGGCCACCGGCAGTGACGAAGAGATTCTCGCTTTGCGCGGCCCTAATACGGTGGTGCACAACCTTAATGGTCGGAGCTTGTTGCCGGGCTTTGTCGATGCCCACGGCCATTTTCCCGGTACGGGTTTGAGCGCAGTCGGTATTGATTTAAGCAGCCCGCCGATTGGCGCAGTGAATAATATCGCGGATATCCAAACCTTATTGCGCAGCGGACTTGCTAACGGCAGCGATGATGATTGGCTGTTCGGCTTTGGCTATGACGATTCTTTATTGGCGGCAGGGCGCCACCCATCGCGGCTAGATTTGGACGCGGTATCCACCACTCGGCCGATTTATGTGATGCATAGCTCCGGTCATATGGCGGTGGTTAATAGTGCCGGTTTGCGGCTGGCGGGTATTACCACTGATACCGCAGACCCCGATGGTGGTGTGATCGTTAGGGACGCGCAGACTGGCGAATTAACGGGTTTACTGCTCGAGCATGCAACGGATCTGGTCGCGCCGCTGGCGATGGACTTTTCTGCGCTTGATTTTCTTACCATGACAGATGCAGCGGCGGCGCAATACCTAGCCGCGGGTGTGACCACTGTGCAGAGCGGTGGGGTTGATACCCGCATGTTAAAGGGCCTTTACTGGCTTTCGCGTTTACAGCGTATTCCCCAGCGCGTGATTACCTGGCCTTTAGCGGATGCCAATTTTGACGAGTTTCTTAGCGACGAATTAAATCTTGATGATTTGCAGTCCGATAAATTCTCGGCATCAGCGCTTAAGCTGATCGTAGATGGCAGTATTCAGGGTTACACCGCGTATTTGACTGAACCTTATTACCAACAGCAAGCCGATCAGCAAGACCAAGGGTATCGAGGATTTCCGCGTTACCAGCAGGCAGAGCTGAACGAAAAGGTGACGGCCTTGTACTGCCATGGTTTGCAACTGGCCCTGCACGGAAACGGCGACGCGGCCATTGATATGGTGATAGCCGCAGTGGCCGCAGCGCAGCAAACTTGTCCTCGCGAAGACACCCGAACTATTTTGGTTCATGCGCAAACGGCGCGCCCAGACCAGCTTGACGCCATGAAAAAGCTGGATATTACACCGAGCTTTTTCAGTGCCCATACCTTCTTTTGGGGCGATCGTCATCGCGATCAATTCCTTGGCCCCTTGCGTGGTTCACAGATTAGTCCGATGGCGGATGCGGTCGCTAGGGGAATGCGCTTTACGGTCCACACAGATTCGCCTGTGGTGCCGATGGAAGTCAATCGACTGTTGTGGGCCAGTGTCACCCGGCAGACTCGCAGCGGCGCTGTACTTGGCCCCCAGCAGGGTATCAGCGCCATGCAGGCATTGCGCGCGGTAACCATTGACGCTGCCTGGCAAAGCTTTAAGGAAAAGGATAGCGGCTCACTAGAGGTGGGCAAGATCGCCGATCTGGTTTTACTGGATCGCAGTCCATTAGATGGTGATGACAGTTTACTCAATTTTAAAGTCGATAAGGTATGGATAGGTGGCCGTTGTTATTTTCAGCGTGGCGCAGATCAATGCACTAAAGCCGAATAA
- a CDS encoding SDR family NAD(P)-dependent oxidoreductase, with product MSKRLQDKVAIITGGGQGIGAATAIRFAEEGAKVVICSRRMEPLTLVAEQIAAMGGECLPLSVDISKEEAVKTLVADTIGKFGRIDIIVNNAVAMVPGMIASHSTRAWLQNFQVSLDGAMFLMRESYPQLKENHGAVVNISSVCGLAGSVGTAGYSAAKAAMIALTRNASIEWAPKVRCNVVVPGAFLTPALESVNPDEASQKATGKTIPLKRIGNPRECANAILFLASDEASYITGAVLPVDGGRMAELNTGAAAWGD from the coding sequence ATGAGTAAAAGATTGCAGGACAAGGTTGCCATCATTACCGGAGGTGGACAGGGTATTGGCGCGGCCACTGCCATTCGTTTTGCCGAAGAGGGTGCCAAGGTGGTGATTTGCAGTCGCCGCATGGAACCGCTGACATTGGTGGCTGAGCAGATTGCTGCAATGGGTGGCGAGTGTCTGCCACTGTCGGTCGATATCAGCAAAGAAGAAGCTGTAAAAACACTAGTGGCCGATACTATAGGTAAATTTGGTCGCATCGATATTATTGTCAATAACGCGGTGGCGATGGTCCCTGGGATGATAGCTAGTCATAGCACTCGCGCTTGGCTGCAGAACTTCCAAGTTTCACTGGATGGCGCGATGTTCTTGATGCGTGAATCCTATCCTCAGTTGAAAGAGAATCATGGCGCGGTGGTCAATATCTCCTCGGTGTGTGGTTTAGCAGGATCAGTGGGAACCGCCGGTTATAGCGCGGCAAAGGCGGCCATGATTGCGCTAACTCGCAATGCCTCCATTGAATGGGCGCCTAAAGTTCGCTGTAACGTTGTTGTACCGGGCGCCTTTCTTACGCCCGCGCTAGAGTCTGTTAATCCCGATGAGGCAAGCCAGAAAGCCACAGGGAAAACAATTCCATTGAAACGTATTGGTAATCCGCGTGAATGCGCCAATGCGATTTTATTTTTAGCCAGCGATGAGGCGTCCTACATTACCGGCGCAGTGCTACCGGTTGATGGCGGTCGTATGGCTGAACTGAATACCGGTGCTGCGGCCTGGGGAGATTAA